One Serinus canaria isolate serCan28SL12 chromosome Z, serCan2020, whole genome shotgun sequence DNA window includes the following coding sequences:
- the LOC127061022 gene encoding uncharacterized protein LOC127061022: MGGVAGGVGFVNAPLTASEVRGFKKELGHLVEDPVGIANQVDQFLGPNIYTWGEMNSILNILFSPEEVQMIRVAGIRIWEKDNRPGPQVPSGEQKLPLTDPKWNPNQEEGRKAMMEYRSLIIRGIKESVPKGTNNKLAFEGAQEKDETPATWLNRLKRNFQLYSKIDPDTTEGQVLLKVQFVTKSWPDIRRKLEKIEDWQEKDINELLREALKVYLRRDEERAKAKARIMVAVARESVGANYSIPRSEGPPPGGSKDWAVRSGASRIERPQIRCCYYCGGIGHIRRFCRKLSTDEAIAREQDDLGRILRGDY; this comes from the coding sequence ATGGGAGGGGTAGCAGGAGGTGTTGGCTTTGTGAACGCTCCTCTAACTGCTTCTGAGGTGAGAGGATTCAAGAAGGAGTTAGGACATTTAGTTGAGGACCCAGTAGGCATAGCTAACCAAGTGGATCAATTCTTAGGTCCAAATATCTACACTTGGGGGGAGATGAATTCCATTCTGAATATATTATTCTCCCCAGAAGAGGTCCAGATGATTAGGGTGGCTGGAATAAGAATTTGGGAGAAAGATAACCGTCCCGGACCCCAGGTGCCATCAGGGGAACAGAAATTGCCACTAACGGATCCCAAGTGGAACCCTAatcaggaggaggggaggaaggccaTGATGGAATATAGGTCTTTGATAATTCGAGGGATCAAAGAGTCGGTTCCCAAAGGAACTAATAACAAATTGGCATTTGAGGGTGCTCAAGAGAAGGATGAAACTCCTGCTACTTGGCTTAATCGCCTAAAGCGGAATTTCCAGTTGTATTCCAAAATAGACCCAGACACCACAGAAGGTCAAGTGTTACTGAAGGTCCAGTTTGTTACCAAATCTTGGCCTGATATAcgaagaaaactggaaaagattgAAGATTGGCAAGAGAAGGACATTAATGAGTTACTAAGAGAAGCATTAAAGGTGTATTTAAGGAGGGatgaagaaagagcaaaggCCAAAGCCAGGATCATGGTTGCGGTAGCTAGAGAAAGTGTAGGGGCAAACTACTCTATCCCACGATCCGAGGGTCCACCACCAGGAGGAAGCAAAGATTGGGCAGTACGGTCAGGTGCAAGCAGAATAGAGAGACCTCAAATCAGGTGCTGCTATTATTGCGGAGGGATAG